One Dokdonia sp. Dokd-P16 genomic window carries:
- a CDS encoding DUF2911 domain-containing protein: MKKFFMTAMVALAFVAAPSVNAQDFNVDKSPMDQAAFPSNYKESNKLVKVTYSRPQLKERELSKLAPDGKVWRLGANEAAEITLYKDMKLGTTPVKAGTYTMYAMPNGAEWTIILNSDLNVWGSYFYKEANDVARITVPVTQADDAIEYFGMEFMPVDQGAHLHMAWGNARVEVPFYN, from the coding sequence ATGAAAAAGTTTTTTATGACTGCTATGGTGGCACTAGCATTTGTTGCTGCACCATCTGTGAATGCACAAGATTTTAATGTAGATAAAAGCCCAATGGATCAAGCGGCTTTTCCATCTAATTACAAGGAATCAAATAAGCTAGTAAAAGTAACATATAGCCGCCCTCAGCTTAAAGAGCGTGAGCTTTCAAAACTTGCTCCAGACGGTAAAGTATGGAGACTTGGTGCAAATGAAGCAGCAGAGATTACTCTTTACAAGGATATGAAACTAGGAACGACGCCAGTAAAAGCAGGAACGTACACAATGTATGCAATGCCTAATGGTGCTGAGTGGACCATCATTTTAAACTCTGACCTTAATGTATGGGGTTCTTACTTCTACAAAGAAGCAAATGATGTAGCTCGTATCACAGTACCGGTAACACAAGCAGATGATGCTATCGAGTATTTTGGAATGGAATTTATGCCAGTAGATCAAGGAGCTCACCTTCACATGGCGTGGGGTAATGCTCGTGTAGAAGTACCATTCTACAACTAG
- a CDS encoding asparagine synthetase B: MKKLLILSFLILNFAFAKASYILIPMDIETQREHLKAYGITYWSLDKNQKVKWLLNYRGGSFLLPDTEEVRRECTIRGVSYEVLSDGQTEQILTEIASPSQNMEAVVLEKAPKIAVYTPDSKVPWDDAVTMVLTYAEIPYTTIYDTEVLSDQLILYDWLHLHHEDFTGQFGKFYGSYRAAPWYIEEKKAAEALAAKLGYDKVSKEKGDVALKIRDYVVGGGFMFAMCSATDSFDIALSAEGVDICEPMFDGDPSEPGYTSKIDFQKTFAFKNYSLERSPTTYEFSSIDMTSKRKIPFQTDYFTLKDYSAKWDPIPTMLCQNHTALVKGFMGQTTSYDPETIKSNVLVMGENLTNGEARYIHGIKGKGFFTFYGGHDPEDYQHRVGDPKTELELHPNSPGYRLILNNVLFPAARKKKQKT, from the coding sequence ATGAAGAAACTACTTATTTTATCCTTTTTGATATTGAATTTCGCTTTCGCGAAAGCTTCATATATCCTCATACCTATGGATATAGAGACACAAAGGGAGCATCTTAAAGCATATGGAATTACATACTGGTCACTTGATAAAAACCAAAAAGTAAAGTGGTTGCTTAACTATAGAGGCGGCTCATTTTTACTGCCAGATACCGAAGAGGTACGCAGAGAGTGCACTATACGTGGTGTTTCATATGAAGTATTATCAGACGGACAAACGGAACAAATTCTTACGGAAATAGCGAGTCCTTCTCAAAATATGGAAGCTGTAGTGCTAGAAAAAGCGCCAAAAATTGCCGTGTACACACCAGACAGTAAAGTGCCTTGGGATGATGCCGTGACCATGGTGCTTACTTATGCAGAGATTCCTTACACTACTATTTACGATACAGAAGTACTGAGTGACCAGCTTATTTTATACGACTGGTTGCACCTACACCATGAAGATTTTACAGGACAGTTTGGAAAATTTTATGGATCCTACCGCGCCGCGCCTTGGTATATAGAAGAGAAAAAAGCAGCCGAAGCACTTGCTGCCAAATTAGGTTACGATAAAGTATCTAAGGAGAAAGGCGATGTAGCTCTTAAAATACGTGACTATGTTGTGGGAGGTGGTTTTATGTTTGCAATGTGTAGCGCGACAGATAGTTTTGATATTGCGCTCTCTGCTGAGGGAGTAGATATTTGTGAACCAATGTTTGACGGAGATCCTAGCGAACCAGGATATACTTCAAAAATAGACTTCCAGAAAACATTTGCTTTCAAAAACTATAGTCTAGAACGTTCTCCTACTACATACGAGTTTTCATCTATAGATATGACGAGTAAACGTAAGATTCCTTTTCAAACAGATTACTTTACCTTAAAAGATTATAGTGCAAAATGGGATCCTATTCCTACGATGCTTTGTCAAAATCATACGGCTCTTGTAAAAGGCTTTATGGGACAGACTACGAGTTATGATCCAGAAACTATCAAGTCTAATGTGCTAGTAATGGGAGAAAATCTTACAAATGGTGAGGCGAGATACATTCACGGGATTAAAGGAAAAGGATTTTTTACCTTTTATGGAGGTCACGATCCAGAAGATTACCAGCACAGAGTAGGTGATCCTAAGACAGAATTAGAACTACATCCTAACTCGCCTGGTTATCGTTTGATCTTAAATAATGTACTGTTTCCAGCAGCACGCAAGAAAAAGCAAAAAACATAA
- a CDS encoding RNA polymerase sigma factor, whose protein sequence is MEVTPEKIILEISRAKEGKQSAFNFLLNSFWSEVYGFQLKRTKNAYDAEDITIQTFSKAFSKIDTYKEEYRFATWLITISKNIHIDIIRKKESSIRSQISDRDDERVKKVADLNPSPEDVLIKEQNLSELLAYIKTLKPHYQEIINLRYFQEMSYKEMAEHLEEPMSNVKVKLLRARRLLADVIKTEDN, encoded by the coding sequence GTGGAAGTAACCCCCGAAAAAATTATTTTAGAAATATCCCGAGCAAAAGAAGGAAAGCAAAGTGCTTTCAATTTCTTGCTCAATTCCTTTTGGAGTGAGGTGTATGGCTTCCAGCTCAAGCGTACTAAAAATGCTTACGACGCTGAGGATATTACCATCCAGACGTTTTCAAAAGCCTTTTCAAAAATAGATACCTATAAAGAAGAGTATAGATTTGCTACATGGTTAATTACGATATCAAAAAATATACACATTGATATTATTAGGAAAAAAGAGTCTTCTATAAGATCTCAGATCTCTGATCGTGATGACGAGCGAGTAAAGAAAGTTGCCGACTTAAACCCTTCTCCAGAAGATGTACTCATAAAAGAGCAGAATTTATCTGAATTACTAGCGTACATTAAAACTTTAAAGCCTCATTATCAAGAAATCATTAATTTGCGTTACTTTCAAGAAATGAGCTATAAAGAAATGGCAGAGCATCTTGAAGAACCTATGAGTAATGTAAAAGTGAAGCTTCTACGAGCTCGCAGATTACTCGCAGATGTAATTAAAACAGAAGATAATTGA
- a CDS encoding acetyl-CoA carboxylase carboxyltransferase subunit alpha, with protein MEYLDFELPIKELEEQLEKCALIGQESDVDVTQTCKQIEKKLAATKKDIYKNLTAWQRVQLSRHPNRPYTLDYINAICGDTFLELHGDRNVKDDKAMIGGLGKIGDQSFMFIGQQKGYNTKTRQYRNFGMANPEGYRKALRLMKSAEKFGVPVVSIVDTPGAYPGLEAEERGQGEAIARNILEMTRLKVPIIVMIIGEGASGGALGIGVGNKVLMLENTWYSVISPESCSSILWRSWEYKEQAAEALKLTATDMKKQKLIDEIVKEPLGGAHANRPEAFLTVKESILKAFDEFKNLSPTELVEQRMNKYSEMGVFKG; from the coding sequence ATGGAATATTTAGATTTCGAATTACCAATCAAAGAGCTTGAAGAGCAACTGGAAAAATGTGCCTTAATAGGCCAAGAGAGCGATGTAGACGTTACCCAGACTTGTAAGCAAATAGAAAAAAAACTAGCTGCTACTAAAAAGGATATTTATAAAAATCTTACTGCTTGGCAGCGTGTTCAATTATCAAGACACCCTAATCGTCCTTATACTTTAGATTATATAAATGCTATCTGTGGTGATACTTTTTTGGAGCTTCACGGAGATCGCAATGTAAAAGATGACAAAGCAATGATAGGTGGCCTAGGAAAGATAGGTGATCAGTCATTTATGTTCATTGGTCAGCAAAAGGGTTATAATACAAAAACAAGGCAGTACCGTAACTTCGGTATGGCAAATCCAGAAGGTTACCGTAAGGCATTACGCCTTATGAAAAGCGCCGAGAAATTTGGAGTACCTGTAGTTTCTATAGTGGATACACCAGGAGCATACCCAGGTCTTGAAGCAGAAGAGCGTGGACAAGGAGAAGCTATTGCTCGTAATATTCTTGAGATGACACGTCTTAAAGTGCCTATTATTGTGATGATCATAGGAGAAGGAGCAAGTGGTGGAGCCTTAGGAATAGGTGTAGGTAACAAAGTGCTTATGCTTGAAAATACTTGGTATTCTGTAATCTCACCAGAGTCATGTTCTTCAATTTTATGGAGAAGCTGGGAGTATAAAGAACAGGCAGCAGAGGCTTTAAAGCTTACAGCTACAGATATGAAAAAACAGAAGCTTATAGACGAGATTGTAAAAGAACCATTAGGCGGAGCGCATGCAAACCGTCCAGAGGCTTTTCTTACTGTAAAAGAATCAATATTAAAAGCTTTTGACGAATTTAAGAACTTATCACCAACAGAACTCGTGGAACAAAGGATGAATAAATATTCAGAAATGGGAGTCTTCAAAGGCTAA
- a CDS encoding glycosyltransferase, whose product MEHIFTLLFYIFIGVTFINVTFYVFYWLFAFAKISNTNTSSLPPVSVIICAKNESANLQKNIPKILSQDYPEFEVILINDASSDDTEDIMEAFKLANTNVQQVNVVNNETFWGNKKYALTLGIKRAQHKHMLFTDADCVPASNHWLQHVASSFSEEKEIVLGYGAYEKIKGSWINKLIRFETLMTALQYFSWAKAGRPYMGVGRNLAYTSDVFYEQKGFINHIKIQSGDDDLFVNEASTRKNTAIQFSPESFTISTPKKTFASWITQKRRHISTAAHYKFLEKSLLALFYISQCLFLVGAVALLVTQFNWQWVALIIGVRYLCSWITVGCSATRLQEKDLTYLYPIYEITLVCVQMSIFISNLITKPTRWK is encoded by the coding sequence TTGGAACACATTTTTACACTACTTTTTTATATATTTATAGGAGTCACGTTTATTAACGTGACTTTTTATGTTTTCTATTGGTTATTCGCTTTCGCGAAAATTTCTAATACCAATACAAGTTCGCTTCCTCCAGTTTCTGTAATTATTTGTGCCAAAAACGAGTCGGCAAATCTTCAAAAAAATATTCCAAAAATACTATCTCAAGACTATCCAGAATTTGAAGTTATTTTAATTAATGATGCATCTTCTGATGATACAGAAGATATAATGGAAGCATTTAAACTAGCCAATACTAATGTGCAGCAAGTAAATGTGGTGAATAATGAAACTTTTTGGGGTAATAAAAAATACGCACTTACGCTTGGAATAAAACGAGCGCAGCATAAGCACATGTTATTTACAGATGCAGATTGTGTTCCAGCATCAAATCACTGGCTGCAGCACGTGGCTTCCTCCTTTAGTGAAGAAAAGGAAATTGTGTTAGGTTATGGTGCTTATGAGAAAATTAAAGGATCCTGGATTAACAAGCTCATAAGATTTGAAACTTTGATGACTGCCTTACAATATTTTAGTTGGGCAAAAGCGGGTAGACCTTACATGGGCGTAGGTCGTAACCTAGCGTATACCTCAGATGTTTTTTATGAGCAAAAAGGATTTATCAACCACATTAAAATTCAAAGTGGTGATGATGATTTATTTGTGAACGAGGCAAGCACACGAAAGAATACAGCGATACAGTTTTCTCCAGAATCATTTACAATTTCTACCCCTAAGAAAACTTTTGCAAGTTGGATAACTCAAAAGCGTAGACACATAAGCACTGCAGCGCACTATAAATTTCTTGAGAAATCATTGCTAGCGCTTTTTTATATAAGTCAGTGTTTGTTCTTAGTAGGAGCGGTTGCACTTCTTGTAACTCAGTTTAACTGGCAGTGGGTAGCGCTCATTATTGGTGTACGTTATTTATGTTCATGGATTACGGTAGGTTGTAGCGCTACGCGTTTACAAGAAAAAGATTTGACTTATTTATACCCTATTTACGAGATTACGTTGGTATGTGTGCAAATGAGTATCTTTATCAGTAACCTTATCACAAAACCTACACGGTGGAAGTAA
- the dnaB gene encoding replicative DNA helicase encodes MEQTKPKPAYNTSKGQVISLEKGKIPPQALDLEVVVLGALMIDKKGVDEVIDILSPEVFYKEQHKHIFEAIRVLFEEGQPVDLLTVSEQLKKMGKLDTAGGDYYLIQLTQKVASSAHIEYHARIILQKFIQRSLIKISNEIIEEAYDETTDVFDLLDTAETKLYEVTQGNVKRSSESAQNLVIQAKKRIEEIANQEGLSGIPTGFHKVDELTSGWQPSDLIIVAARPGMGKTAMTLTMARNMAVDQNIPVAFFSLEMSSVQLITRLISSETGLSSEKLRTGKLEKHEWEQLNVKVKSLEKAPLFIDDTPSLSIFDLRAKARRLASQFGIKIIMIDYLQLMTGGSSQKGGGNREQEISMISRNLKALAKELSIPVIALSQLSRAVETRGGSKRPLLSDLRESGAIEQDADIVSFIYRPEYYKIEEWDDDERSPTEGQGEFIVAKHRNGGLDNIRLKFVGHLGKFDNLDDFSTPYEFASSMNAAANDDTFNPNALPSADDAFGGPPPGLPSENEDDDVPF; translated from the coding sequence ATGGAACAAACGAAGCCGAAGCCAGCATATAACACTTCTAAGGGTCAAGTAATTAGCCTTGAAAAAGGGAAGATACCGCCACAAGCGCTTGATCTTGAGGTTGTTGTGCTTGGTGCGCTTATGATTGATAAGAAAGGTGTAGATGAGGTAATTGACATTTTATCACCAGAGGTGTTCTATAAAGAACAACACAAACATATTTTTGAAGCGATAAGAGTACTCTTTGAAGAAGGGCAACCAGTCGACTTATTAACTGTTTCTGAGCAGCTTAAGAAGATGGGTAAGCTCGATACAGCTGGAGGTGATTATTATCTGATCCAACTCACACAAAAAGTAGCTTCTTCTGCTCACATAGAGTATCACGCTCGTATCATCTTACAGAAGTTTATACAGCGTTCACTCATCAAAATTTCTAATGAAATTATTGAAGAAGCATATGATGAAACAACAGATGTATTTGACCTTCTAGATACTGCCGAAACAAAACTGTATGAAGTAACGCAAGGAAACGTAAAACGTAGTTCTGAGAGTGCTCAGAACCTTGTAATACAAGCGAAAAAGAGAATTGAGGAGATTGCAAATCAAGAGGGACTATCAGGTATTCCTACTGGTTTTCATAAAGTAGATGAGCTTACTTCTGGATGGCAACCATCAGATTTAATTATCGTTGCAGCTCGTCCAGGTATGGGTAAAACAGCGATGACGCTTACGATGGCTCGTAACATGGCAGTAGATCAAAATATACCAGTAGCATTCTTCTCGCTGGAGATGTCTTCCGTACAGTTGATTACTCGTTTGATTTCTTCAGAAACGGGATTGTCTTCAGAAAAACTGCGTACAGGAAAGTTAGAGAAGCATGAATGGGAGCAGCTCAACGTGAAAGTAAAAAGCTTAGAGAAAGCGCCTCTATTTATTGATGATACACCATCACTTTCTATTTTTGACTTGCGTGCAAAGGCAAGACGTCTTGCATCACAGTTTGGGATTAAAATTATAATGATTGATTACCTGCAATTAATGACGGGTGGTTCTTCACAAAAGGGTGGAGGAAACCGAGAGCAAGAAATCTCTATGATTTCTCGTAACCTTAAAGCACTTGCAAAGGAACTTTCTATACCAGTAATTGCACTGTCACAGTTGTCACGTGCGGTGGAGACGCGTGGAGGTAGTAAAAGACCTTTACTTTCTGACCTTCGTGAATCTGGAGCGATCGAGCAGGATGCAGATATTGTATCTTTTATCTACCGTCCAGAATACTATAAAATTGAAGAGTGGGATGATGATGAACGCAGCCCAACAGAAGGACAAGGAGAGTTTATCGTTGCAAAACACCGTAACGGTGGTCTCGATAACATACGTCTTAAGTTCGTTGGTCACTTAGGTAAGTTTGATAACCTTGATGACTTCTCTACACCATACGAGTTTGCAAGTAGTATGAATGCTGCGGCAAATGATGACACATTTAACCCTAATGCATTACCTAGTGCAGATGATGCTTTTGGAGGTCCACCACCAGGACTCCCAAGTGAGAATGAGGATGATGATGTTCCTTTTTAA
- a CDS encoding DMT family transporter — protein MQNDKLKAYLHFHLIVFIWGFTAVLGALITIDAVPLVWFRMGLASIFIFAFIKIRGVSLAVSRKTLVGFAIAGLVIAVHWLTFFGAIKESNVSITLAMMSTGAFFTALLEPIFYKRKVIWYELLFGAIVVGALYVIFEVETAYQTGILLALFSAFLSAVFTLINGKFIENHHPTKISFYELLIGSLCVTVYLVVARPDTFFSAQFFALATMDWVYIGVLSSVCTAYAFIAAVAVMKHLSPYTIMLTINLEPVYGILLAFLVLGDAEQMSKEFYYGALVILAVVIANGVLKNSKKFKAVKEA, from the coding sequence ATGCAAAACGATAAGCTTAAAGCATACCTTCACTTTCACCTGATAGTATTTATTTGGGGATTTACAGCAGTACTCGGAGCGCTTATAACTATAGATGCCGTGCCGTTAGTTTGGTTCAGAATGGGCTTAGCAAGTATATTTATATTTGCATTTATAAAGATACGAGGAGTGTCTCTTGCAGTATCACGTAAAACATTAGTAGGTTTTGCTATTGCTGGTTTAGTCATTGCGGTACACTGGCTTACTTTCTTTGGAGCAATTAAGGAGTCTAATGTATCTATTACACTTGCTATGATGAGTACAGGAGCATTTTTTACAGCTTTACTCGAACCCATATTTTATAAGCGTAAAGTAATCTGGTATGAGTTACTTTTTGGAGCTATCGTTGTAGGGGCACTATATGTTATTTTTGAAGTAGAAACTGCTTATCAAACGGGAATATTATTAGCTTTATTTTCTGCATTTTTATCGGCAGTATTTACGTTGATAAATGGAAAGTTTATAGAAAATCATCATCCTACAAAAATATCTTTTTACGAGTTACTCATCGGGAGTCTGTGTGTGACAGTCTATCTTGTGGTTGCAAGGCCAGATACATTCTTTTCTGCACAGTTTTTTGCTCTAGCTACTATGGATTGGGTTTATATAGGGGTACTTTCCTCTGTATGTACAGCATATGCCTTTATAGCGGCTGTAGCGGTAATGAAACATTTAAGTCCATATACAATCATGCTTACCATTAATCTTGAACCAGTATATGGAATATTACTAGCCTTTCTAGTGCTAGGAGATGCAGAACAAATGAGTAAAGAATTTTACTATGGCGCGCTTGTAATTCTCGCCGTAGTTATTGCAAATGGAGTGCTTAAGAATAGTAAAAAATTCAAGGCTGTTAAAGAGGCTTGA
- a CDS encoding LptF/LptG family permease: protein MKILDWYIVKRYIGTFVTMLVLFIPIGIIVNLAEKIDKILANEVPFGEVALYYLNFTIYFANLLFPLFLFLSVIWFTSKLANNTEVIAFLSSGVSFYRFLRPYIIGATIVCAGAFFLGTYLAPRANKGYNEFIFEYLKKNKKDRDTQNVYRQIDTGDYIYVSSFTPRTKTGRNFTWEHFEGNKMTYKMSATRIRYNEEDTTYTLNSFKKRTITEDGDILESKAKLDTVFNFDMDDLTPVEYIAETLSTPELREFIAKEKSRGSSYISRYEVTLQKRYSLPVAAYILTIIAVAVSAMKRRGGMGINLAFGIVLAFVFIFFDKVFGTLAEQSDFPPLIAVWTPNILFAILAVYLLRNAKR, encoded by the coding sequence TTGAAAATTCTAGATTGGTATATAGTAAAGCGATACATCGGGACATTTGTCACGATGCTTGTGCTGTTTATACCTATAGGTATCATTGTAAATCTTGCAGAGAAGATTGATAAAATCTTAGCAAACGAAGTTCCTTTTGGTGAGGTGGCTTTATATTATCTCAATTTTACAATATACTTTGCAAATCTTCTTTTTCCTTTATTTCTGTTTTTGTCGGTCATTTGGTTTACCTCAAAACTAGCAAACAATACGGAGGTTATTGCCTTCTTGAGTAGTGGAGTATCCTTTTATAGATTCTTAAGACCATATATAATAGGGGCGACCATAGTTTGTGCAGGGGCCTTTTTCTTAGGGACTTATCTTGCTCCACGTGCAAATAAGGGCTACAACGAATTCATTTTTGAATACCTAAAGAAGAATAAAAAAGATCGAGATACACAAAACGTCTATCGACAGATTGATACAGGAGATTATATCTATGTGAGCAGTTTTACGCCACGTACTAAGACTGGGCGTAATTTTACTTGGGAGCATTTTGAAGGCAATAAGATGACTTACAAAATGAGTGCTACGCGTATTAGATATAATGAGGAGGATACTACTTATACCTTAAATAGTTTTAAGAAGAGAACGATTACAGAGGATGGTGATATACTTGAAAGTAAAGCAAAGTTAGATACGGTATTCAATTTTGATATGGATGATCTCACTCCTGTAGAATATATTGCAGAAACTTTGAGTACTCCAGAATTGAGAGAGTTTATAGCTAAAGAAAAATCAAGAGGATCTTCTTACATAAGTCGTTATGAAGTAACCTTGCAAAAACGCTATAGTTTACCCGTCGCAGCATACATTCTCACAATTATAGCAGTAGCTGTAAGCGCTATGAAGCGTCGTGGAGGGATGGGTATCAACCTTGCCTTTGGAATTGTGCTTGCTTTTGTTTTTATATTCTTTGATAAAGTTTTTGGAACACTTGCAGAACAATCAGATTTTCCACCATTGATTGCTGTATGGACACCTAACATACTTTTTGCTATACTAGCAGTATATCTTCTACGCAATGCAAAACGATAA
- the tgt gene encoding tRNA guanosine(34) transglycosylase Tgt yields the protein MQFDLLTTDPASQARAGKLTTDHGVIETPIFMPVGTVASVKGVHQRELREDINPDIILGNTYHLYLRPKMDIMQKAGGLHKFMNWDRPILTDSGGYQVYSLSNRRKIKEEGVRFKSHVDGSMHLFTPENVMEIQRQIGADIMMAFDECTPYPCDYRYAKRSMHMTHRWLDRCINHFNKIPALYGHEQALFPIVQGSTYKDLRAQSAEYIANAGAFGNAIGGLSVGEPAEEMYGMTEVVTAILPKDKPRYLMGVGTPINILENIALGVDMFDCVMPTRNARNGMLFTAYGSINIKNLKWEDDFSPIDEMGLTWVDTEYSKAYLRHLFKCHELLGMQIATIHNLGFYMWLVREARKHIIAGDFVTWKEMMVKQMDNRL from the coding sequence ATGCAATTTGACTTACTTACAACAGATCCTGCATCTCAAGCGAGAGCAGGAAAACTTACAACAGATCATGGTGTCATTGAGACGCCTATTTTTATGCCCGTAGGTACGGTAGCATCTGTAAAAGGTGTACACCAGCGCGAGCTTAGAGAAGATATTAATCCAGATATTATATTAGGTAATACCTATCATTTGTATTTACGTCCTAAGATGGACATTATGCAGAAGGCAGGTGGATTACATAAGTTTATGAACTGGGATCGACCTATTCTTACAGATAGTGGTGGGTATCAAGTGTACTCATTATCTAATAGACGTAAGATTAAGGAAGAAGGAGTGCGTTTTAAGTCTCACGTAGATGGGTCTATGCACTTATTTACACCAGAAAATGTAATGGAAATTCAGCGCCAGATAGGTGCAGATATTATGATGGCATTTGATGAATGTACGCCATATCCATGTGATTACCGTTATGCAAAGAGGTCTATGCATATGACGCATAGATGGCTAGATCGTTGTATAAATCATTTTAATAAAATCCCAGCGTTGTATGGTCATGAGCAAGCCTTATTTCCTATTGTGCAAGGGAGTACTTATAAGGATCTAAGAGCTCAATCTGCCGAATATATTGCAAATGCAGGTGCTTTTGGAAATGCCATAGGTGGTCTCTCTGTAGGAGAGCCAGCAGAAGAAATGTATGGGATGACAGAGGTTGTAACTGCTATATTGCCTAAGGACAAACCTAGATATTTGATGGGAGTGGGTACTCCTATAAATATTTTAGAGAATATTGCGTTAGGTGTAGATATGTTTGACTGTGTGATGCCTACAAGAAATGCTCGTAACGGAATGTTATTTACTGCCTACGGTAGTATAAATATTAAAAACCTGAAATGGGAGGATGACTTTTCTCCTATAGATGAGATGGGGCTTACTTGGGTAGATACAGAATATAGTAAAGCCTATCTTCGTCACCTGTTCAAATGTCATGAGTTATTAGGAATGCAAATCGCAACCATCCACAATTTAGGTTTTTATATGTGGTTAGTGCGTGAAGCTCGTAAGCATATTATTGCAGGAGACTTTGTGACTTGGAAAGAAATGATGGTAAAACAAATGGATAATCGTTTATAA
- a CDS encoding Nramp family divalent metal transporter translates to MKAIPFKKLGPGLLFAGAAIGVSHLVQSTRAGADFGFGLLWALILVNIIKYPFFQFGPRYASATGNSLLVGYMKLGKPVLWVYFFLTLATMFTIQTAVTIVTAGIAVQLFGITNDVAIWSVAITILCAAILAIGKYRILDKLMKVIIITLTISTLVAVFFAFRESVIIQGMGTPANLLQIIPTEGAAVAFLIAFMGWMPAPLDISIWHSLWTLEKRDTGKDAMRNSIFDFNIGYAGAIVLGICFMTLGALVMFGSGETFSPKGGVFAGQLINMYTASLGDWASLLIGVAAFTTIFSTTLTTLDASPRALEATTSLLGFGFKKRGYLFYLIVLILGTCGTLFFLISEMGALVKVATILSFLTAPFYAICNYLSFKDESIPREARLSKGMDLLSIVSIIALLGFSIWYVITLF, encoded by the coding sequence TTGAAAGCTATACCCTTTAAAAAGTTAGGACCAGGATTATTATTTGCTGGTGCTGCTATTGGGGTTTCTCATCTTGTACAGAGCACTAGAGCAGGCGCCGATTTTGGCTTTGGTCTCCTCTGGGCTTTGATCCTCGTAAACATTATAAAATATCCATTCTTCCAGTTTGGACCTAGGTATGCCTCGGCAACTGGAAATAGTTTGCTAGTTGGCTATATGAAATTAGGTAAGCCTGTTTTGTGGGTTTATTTCTTTTTGACACTAGCTACTATGTTTACTATTCAGACAGCAGTAACCATTGTAACTGCAGGAATTGCTGTTCAGCTTTTTGGTATTACTAATGACGTAGCGATATGGAGTGTCGCAATTACAATACTGTGTGCTGCAATACTAGCCATAGGTAAGTATAGGATTCTCGATAAACTAATGAAGGTGATTATTATCACACTCACTATAAGTACGCTGGTGGCTGTCTTTTTTGCTTTTCGCGAAAGCGTAATTATTCAAGGAATGGGAACTCCGGCAAACTTGCTCCAAATTATACCAACCGAAGGAGCGGCTGTGGCATTTCTGATTGCTTTTATGGGATGGATGCCAGCGCCACTTGATATTTCTATATGGCATTCATTATGGACACTAGAAAAAAGAGATACGGGTAAGGATGCAATGCGCAATTCAATTTTTGATTTTAATATTGGGTATGCTGGGGCAATTGTATTAGGTATCTGCTTCATGACCTTAGGGGCATTAGTAATGTTTGGTAGTGGGGAGACTTTTTCTCCAAAGGGAGGTGTTTTTGCAGGCCAACTTATCAATATGTATACAGCAAGTCTGGGAGATTGGGCAAGCCTGCTTATTGGTGTGGCGGCATTTACAACAATTTTTAGCACCACACTTACTACATTAGATGCGTCTCCTAGAGCGCTAGAAGCTACCACCTCATTATTAGGTTTTGGTTTTAAAAAACGAGGGTACTTGTTTTATCTTATCGTCTTAATTCTTGGAACCTGTGGGACATTATTTTTCTTAATAAGCGAGATGGGAGCTCTTGTGAAAGTGGCGACCATATTATCTTTTCTTACGGCTCCGTTCTATGCCATTTGTAATTATTTATCTTTCAAGGACGAAAGTATTCCTAGAGAAGCGAGGCTCTCTAAAGGCATGGATTTGCTTAGTATTGTGAGTATAATTGCTTTGTTAGGCTTCAGCATCTGGTATGTAATTACGTTGTTTTAA